One window from the genome of Podospora pseudocomata strain CBS 415.72m chromosome 6, whole genome shotgun sequence encodes:
- a CDS encoding hypothetical protein (EggNog:ENOG503NVX0; COG:Q) has translation MGATPVSVEHTTYNPDAVYLSWEVDGKFFGDGREVALLEYIYARPDLENLRGNPQKVLQAIDDYGRSVRGLINIGSMKGSIVCDIIARHRPAVVLELGGYIGYSAIMFGHAMRQAGGKQYYSVEKSPLFAAVATSLIDLAGLRDNVRVVVGTGAEGTRRLYEEGKISRVDMAFFDHFKPAYTDDLKLCERLGVVGPGTLIVADNMVLPGNPRYLEWVHASVERKREMDKGAAEKGNPNLQYRNQSISSWEPSGQEDAMEITECYGIEE, from the exons ATGGGTGCCACTCCAGTTTCCGTGGAACACACCACGTACAACCCTGACGCCGTCTACCTCTCATGGGAAGTGGACGGGAAATTC TTCGGCGATGGGCGTGAAGTTGCCCTCCTCGAGTACATCTACGCTCGGCCGGATCTTGAGAATCTGAGAGGCAACCCCCAGAAGGTTCTGCAAGCCATCGACGATTACGGTCGGTCCGTCAGAGGTCTGATCAACATCGGGTCCATGAAAGGATCCATCGTTTGCGACATTATCGCTAGACACAGACCTGCAGTGGTACTCGAACTGGGCGGTTACATTGGATACTCGGCCATTATGTTTGGACATGCCATGAGACAGGCTGGTGGAAAGCAGTACTACAGTGTCGAGAAGAGTCCTCTCTTTGCTGCTGTAGCCACAAGCTTGATTGACCTCGCCGGCCTCAGAGACAATGTcagggttgtggttgggaCGGGCGCGGAAGGAACTCGGCGCTTGTACGAGGAAGGGAAGATTTCTCGTGTCGATATGGCCTTCTTCGACCACTTCAAGCCAGCCTACACTGATGACCTCAAGCTATGTGAGCGGCTCGGTGTCGTAGGGCCGGGGACCCTGATTGTGGCGGACAACATGGTGCTACCGGGGAACCCGCGTTATCTCGAGTGGGTGCATGCAAGTGTGGAAAGGAAGCGCGAGATGGACAAGGGGGCGGCCGAAAAGGGAAACCCAAACCTGCAGTATCGCAACCAATCTATCTCCAGTTGGGAACCATCTGGGCAGGAGGACGCGATGGAGATCACGGAATGCTATGGTATCGAGGAGTAG
- a CDS encoding hypothetical protein (COG:E; EggNog:ENOG503P0M3) — protein MATVDILRPAHYELSVDLPAPYPPSSQFPYSLSRTDQTSSIDDVISEIKKLTASGEIRSLLNKHGAICFQNLNLKSADEFSQFAHAFGFAPHEDIGNPVRRTVLAPNVATANEGPNTMPIFPHNEFGLSPHFPSYVFFYCAEAPETGGETPLNLSSPLLAHLTTHRPEFISSLRRLGLKYQLFHPSHQPTNSPGTTPLQAYGRTVLDIDPIHIIRSKVEAEIRRLPTAKWEWENISPDNQLGDLRVWQVLPGIRTHPHTGEEMFFNNCVSRFLNAIREGTLEHPYRNGRGEYIPPCFVSFGRR, from the exons ATGGCAACCGTTGATATTCTTCGACCAGCTCACTACGAGCTATCAGTTGATCTCCCTGCCCCCTacccaccatcttcacagTTCCCCTATTCGCTCAGCAGAACAGACCAAACCTCTTCAATAGACGATGTTATTTCCGAAATCAAGAAGCTCACAGCCTCTGGTGAAATCAGGTCGTTGCTGAACAAACACGGCGCAATCTGCTTccaaaacctcaacctcaaatcCGCAGATGAGTTCTCCCAATTCGCCCACGCCTTTGGCTTCGCACCGCACGAAGACATTGGCAACCCAGTCCGCCGAACAGTTCTCGCTCCGAACGTAGCAACAGCAAACGAAGGCCCAAACACCATGCCAATTTTTCCTCATAACGAGTTTGGACTAAGCCCACACTTTCCCTCTTATGTATTCTTCTACTGTGCTGAGGCCCCAGAGACTG GAGGCGAAAcccctctcaacctctcctccccactcCTCGCCCACCTCACAACCCACCGCCCCGAATTCATCTCTTCCCTCCGCCGTCTGGGCCTGAAATACCAActcttccacccctcccaccaacccacaaaCTCCCCGggcacaacccccctccaagcctACGGCCGAACTGTCCTCGACATCGACCCCATTCACATCATCCGCTCAAAAGTCGAAGCCGAGATCCGCCGCCTACCGACAGCAAAATGGGAATGGGAGAATATTTCCCCTGACAACCAACTTGGAGACCTGAGAGTGTGGCAGGTGCTACCCGGGATAAGGACCCATCCGCACAcaggggaggagatgttttTTAATAACTGCGTTTCGAGGTTTTTGAACGCGATAAGGGAGGGGACGTTGGAACATCCGTATaggaatgggaggggggagtatATTCCGCCTTGTTTTGTAAGTTTTGGCAGGCGATGA
- a CDS encoding hypothetical protein (COG:K; COG:L; EggNog:ENOG503NWAU) produces MVNATDRIAIIDNFSTNPDIPVLLLTINSGAVGLTITAANVVHLIEPIYNPAIEAQAVARVLRMGQTRPVKILRYVTEGTIEPVRFLVAD; encoded by the coding sequence ATGGTCAACGCAACAGATCGCATAGCAATCATCGACAACTTCAGCACAAATCCAGACATCCCAGTCTTACTTCTGACCATCAATTCCGGCGCCGTCGGTTTGACCATCACAGCAGCAAATGTCGTCCACCTCATCGAACCAATCTACAACCCAGCCATCGAAGCACAAGCTGTTGCCCGAGTGCTCAGGATGGGCCAGACTCGGCCGGTCAAGATTCTTAGGTATGTGACGGAAGGAACGATTGAGCCGGTACGCTTCCTCGTCGCTGACTGA
- a CDS encoding hypothetical protein (COG:V; EggNog:ENOG50KOG0082) translates to MKSIIPRPTTTTTKTDDELISDNWGLSDEEDHLKMSATPTAKVFWQLTHSNSPTSGLANKRAKRRRARSTGCFGIPFDLLAFLSVFQLDPNQNNNTTKRIQSSSPPHFESEKVGEVRKSATWPLIHSAKSQAAREARMAAKRSAAIDRQLEQDREALCRTAQVMVTGCGPTRCEGKTLLFDQMRKCSSPGSSDQQPTGDPATQVRTAAIKEMRRILYEIHAQGTHYHQQPNQQIPPPLSNLLQTAITLHDLPLDEPPQVNPETLAFINQTTTLWSDPLWTNLCYTTLGRSRPFITLLLSLLSRSFTPSYTPTPTDLSHIKHFSSAPRSLHRESLTPFPSTSSLEFDLIDRDNTSCCSFLRRKIFNFLSANLSILMLVDLASYSQTLEEDNNVNYLSEALRSFEGLVNSKMFAQNARGALMLLLWNSEGLERQLDERPLGGYFPDFRGRRGEERGWIRKEFEKVVKRGKYGRDVRIRVGEPGEEGTVRWVVGAVKTGLLDQGLCEMGLGREGEGSGWCRRV, encoded by the coding sequence ATGAAATCCATCATCCCTCGtcctacaacaacaaccacgaaGACCGACGACGAACTGATCTCTGACAATTGGGGACTctcggatgaggaggatcaTCTCAAAATGAGCGCTACACCAACAGCAAAGGTTTTTTGGCAACTCACACATTCCAATTCACCAACTTCTGGTCTCGCCAACAAGAGAGccaagcgcaggagagctCGCTCGACGGGTTGCTTCGGCATACCGTTTGATCTGCTCGCCTTCCTGTCCGTGTTTCAACTGgacccaaaccaaaacaacaacaccaccaaaaggattcagtcatcatcaccaccacatttTGAGTCTGAGAAGGTCGGGGAGGTAAGGAAATCGGCGACATGGCCACTTATCCACTCGGCAAAATCACAGGCTGCCCGGGAGGCACGCATGGCAGCGAAGCGCTCAGCGGCCATCGACCGGCAACTTGAACAAGACCGGGAAGCCTTGTGTCGGACGGCTCAAGTCATGGTTACTGGTTGCGGCCCGACAAGATGCGAGGGAAAGACTTTGCTTTTTGACCAAATGAGAAAATGCAGCTCACCAGGATCCTCCGACCAGCAACCAACAGGGGATCCAGCCACCCAAGTGAGAACCGCGGCCATAAAAGAGATGAGACGAATCCTTTATGAAATCCACGCCCAAGGAACACActaccatcaacaacccaaccaacaaatcccaccacccctatcaaacctcctccaaacagccatcaccctccacGATTTACCCCTCGACGAACCCCCCCAAGTCAACCCAGAGACCCTCGCCTTTatcaaccaaaccaccaccttgtGGTCTGACCCCCTTTGGACAAACCTCTGCTACACCACTCTCGGCCGCTCCCGCCcattcatcaccctcctcctctccctatTATCCCGCTCTTTTACCCCATCATACACCCCCACACCAACCGACCTCTCCCACATCAAGCACTTCTCCTCTGCCCCCCGATCCCTCCACCGCGaatccctcacccccttcccatccacctcctccctcgaatTCGACCTCATCGACCGCGACAATAcatcctgctgctccttcctCCGCCGCAAAATCTTTAAtttcctctccgccaacctctccatcctcatgCTAGTCGACTTAGCGTCTTACTCTCAAACCCTAGAGGAAGATAACAACGTCAATTACCTCAGCGAGGCGCTCCGGTCctttgaggggttggttaACAGCAAAATGTTTGCGCAAAACGCCCGCGGGGCGCTGATGTTGCTTTTGTGGAATAGTGAGGGTTTAGAAAGACAGTTGGATGAGAGGCCGTTGGGGGGATATTTTCCTGACTTtagggggagaaggggggaggagaggggttgGATCAGGAAGGAGTTTGAAAAGGTTGTTAAGAGGGGTAAGTATGGGAGGGATGTGAGGATTCGGGTTGGggagccgggggaggaggggacggtgaggtgggttgttggggcggTGAAGACGGGGTTGTTGGATCAGGGGTTGTGTGAGATGGGGttagggagggagggggaggggagtgggtggtgtcGGAGGGTGTAG
- a CDS encoding hypothetical protein (EggNog:ENOG503NX2T; COG:S) — MSTAEQDQKVINDGAVIESQGEQTKPVSWFTRWYRSPLFNVIIVGLISFTQPGIWSALNNTGAGGQQEPYLVNASNSLTFGIMVFGCPLFGILANKIGVKKVLIIGTLGYAPYSASLYVNNRYGTEWFVLFGGVTCGIAASALWASEGAIALGYGDIKDRGKFTGIWLGLRELGQLIGSSIQMSLNAGKDSSTRGKVGYTTYLVLIALQCLGLPLSFLLSPPQKVIRSDGTSPRDPTIGKTFREETRKIWALMKRKQMYLLIPILVGFQWNTTYLGIYMTKYFSVRARALGSLTAGIAATFANIFWGWFYDLKCFSRPTLAKICWASFVVLMLGSFGWQVSNEKLYGDSNPRITLDWDLPGFGRGFASMVMLRFLNESHYMFVYWIVGAFFDDIETLTLAVSIVRTFESVGSCISFGIGAAKVPPMVNLVISFAMFGFTIPATSAVVFMVPERPIDLRKVEAGGISEGDTGSVGASEDFDEKRAVKA; from the exons ATGTCCACCGCCGAGCAGGACCAAAAAGTTATCAACGATGGGGCCGTGATCGAGTCCCAAGGCGAGCAGACGAAGCCTGTTTCGTGGTTCACGAGATGGTATCGCAGTCCTCTGTTCAACGTCATCATTGTCGGTCTCATCTCTTTTACCCAACCTGGTATTTGGAGTGCCCTGAACAACACAGGTGCTGGCGGTCAGCAAGAACCCTACCTTGTCAACGCCTCCAACTCTCTGACTTTCGG TATCATGGTCTTCGGCTGCCCCCTCTTCGGAATCCTCGCCAACAAAATCGGCGTCAAAAAGGTCCTCATCATCGGTACCCTCGGTTACGCCCCCTACTCGGCCTCGCTCTACGTCAACAACCGCTACGGCACGGAATGGTTCGTCCTCTTCGGCGGCGTAACCTGCGGCATCGCCGCCTCTGCCCTCTGGGCCTCGGAAGGCGCCATCGCCCTCGGCTACGGCGACATCAAAGATCGGGGCAAGTTCACCGGCATCTGGCTCGGCCTCCGCGAACTCGGCCAGCTCATCGGCTCCTCCATCCAAATGTCTCTCAACGCGGGCAAGGACTCGTCCACAAGAGGCAAAGTAGGATACACCACCtacctcgtcctcatcgccctccaaTGCCTCGGTCTCCCATTATCCTTCCTGTTATCCCCACCCCAAAAGGTCATCCGAAGCGACGGGACATCCCCAAGAGACCCAACCATAGGCAAGACCTTCCGGGAAGAAACCCGCAAGATCTGGGCGTTGATGAAGCGCAAGCAAATGTACcttctcatccccatcctcgtCGGCTTCCAATGGAACACGACCTACCTCGGGATCTACATGACGAAATACTTCTCCGTCCGCGCCCGCGCCCTCGGCTCTCTCACCGCCGGCATCGCCGCCACATTCGCCAACAtcttttgggggtggttctACGACCTGAAATGCTTCTCCCGTCCAACCCTCGCCAAGATCTGCTGGGCTTCCTTTGTTGTTCTCATGCTTGGGTCATTCGGCTGGCAGGTCTCCAACGAGAAGTTATACGGCGACTCCAACCCCCGCATCACCCTCGACTGGGACCTCCCCGGGTTCGGGAGGGGTTTCGCCAGCATGGTCATGCTCCGGTTCTTGAACGAGAGCCACTACATGTTTGTGTACTGGATCGTGGGGGCCTTCTTTGACGACATTGAGACTCTGACGCTGGCGGTGAGCATTGTCCGGACGTTTGAGAGTGTGGGGTCTTGCATTTCGTTTGGTATCGGTGCTGCTAAGGTGCCGCCTATGGTCAACCTCGTCATCTCGTTTGCCATGTTTGGGTTCACCATTCCGGCGacgtcggcggtggtgtttatgGTGCCGGAGAGGCCGATTGACTTGCGCAAGGTCGAGGCTGGTGGGATTTCGGAGGGTGACACTGGCAGTGTGGGTGCGAGTGAGGAttttgatgagaagagggCTGTCAAGGCTTGA
- a CDS encoding hypothetical protein (CAZy:AA1; COG:Q; EggNog:ENOG503NVU0) yields MMSTGVAPEMTNILINGTGQFGWGPKPEKYTIWLDEGQAHMLILVNTAVDTTFVFSIDNHTLEVIEADFVPIKPYNTTHIKIGIGQRYHVLVHGHENGYKTERYGNYWMRATPARKCSKFAFGPDEQMGIVRYNRTMPPRGWQDPLSEPSLYDTMCADEPYDKLVPWRPWTVGDPVNIDPKVEDPYTLPNNSQYIFNVGMISSGGPNSSMPYIPNDKAYTRWMMHEAPFRINFSDPTLLALDRINELIDKPYLDVVTLPNATDDQWVWMVITAPDKIPQEGGRIFFPAAHPMHLHGHDFALLRQSKKNWYDDLEIGHEGEGRWFTPDKLNCRNDKLKCDNPPRRDVVLLPATGYVIIAFKADNPGIWILHCHIAFHASSGLAIQIIENKERIPEILGRHGGREAIEESCESWRAWQSNPINHWDWHHPDHFQDDSGV; encoded by the exons ATGATGTCAACCGGTGTCGCTCCTGAAATGACAAATATCCTGATCAATGGCACTGGCCAGTTCGGTTGGGGCCCCAAGCCAGAAAAGTACACCATCTGGCTTGACGAAGGACAGGCGCACATGTTGATCTTGGTTAATACCGCTGTTGATACCACCTTTGTTTTTTCTATTGACAACCACACCTTGGAGGTCATTGAGGCGGACTTTGTTCCCATCAAGCCGTACAACACGACACACATCAAGATTGGGATCG GCCAGCGCTACCATGTTCTTGTCCATGGACACGAAAATGGGTACAAGACGGAGAGATACGGCAACTACTGGATGAGAGCCACCCCTGCTCGAAAGTGCTCCAAGTTTGCGTTCGGTCCAGACGAGCAAATGGGCATTGTTCGGTACAACAGGACCATGCCGCCCAGGGGCTGGCAAGACCCTCTCTCGGAGCCGTCTCTGTACGATACCATGTGTGCGGATGAGCCCTATGACAAGTTGGTGCCCTGGAGGCCGTGGACAGTGGGCGATCCTGTCAATATCG ATCCCAAGGTTGAAGACCCGTACACGCTCCCGAACAACTCACAGTACATCTTCAACGTCGGTATGATCAGCTCTGGCGGACCTAACAGCTCCATGCCGTACATCCCCAACGACAAAGCATAC ACCCGCTGGATGATGCACGAAGCCCCCTTTCGCATCAATTTTTCCGACCCgaccctcctcgccctggATCGCATCAATGAGCTCATCGACAAGCCCTACCTTGACGTGGTCACACTCCCCAATGCCACCGATGACCAATGGGTCTGGATGGTAATCACGGCCCCAGACAAGATCCCGCAGGAAGGTGGTAGAATCTTCTTCCCTGCTGCTCACCCCATGCACTTGCACGGTCACGACTTTGCCCTGCTGAGGCAGAGCAAAAAGAACTGGTATGATGACTTGGAGATTGGCcatgaaggggaggggaggtggttcACGCCGGATAAGCTGAATTGCAGGAATGACAAGTTGAAGTGTGATAACCCGCCTAGGAGGGATGTGGTGCTGTTGCCGGCGACGGGATATGTGATTATTGCTTTCAAGGCGGACAATCCGGG AATCTGGATTTTACATTGTCATATCGCCTTCCATGCCTCGTCCGGGTTGGCGATTCAGATTATTGAGAACAAGGAGAGGATCCCCGAGATTTTGGGGAGGCACGGGGGCAGGGAGGCGATTGAGGAGAGCTGTGAGAGCTGGAGGGCGTGGCAGAGCAATCCGATTAATCATTGGGATTGGCATCATCCGGACCATTTTCAGGATGATAGTGGTGTTTGA
- the URA9 gene encoding Dihydroorotate dehydrogenase (quinone), mitochondrial (COG:F; EggNog:ENOG503NXFM; BUSCO:EOG092624RX), producing the protein MASPFLRTRHTLSSALRPLARNPTPRINHAVPRRPASTASSSSGGSSAKTVAISTALGTAAVLGYYYGTDTRASFHKYLVPPVIRVLFPDAEDAHHAGTAALKALYSVGLHPRERVQDGDATGAKPLAVNVFGVELSNPIGISAGLDKDAEIPDPLFALGAGVVEVGGITPLPQEGNPKPRVFRVVSTDGLINRYGLNSKGADAVAAHLRERLRTFARSIGFTEKEMLDGAAGVPVGSLKDGRLLCVQIAKNKKTDEKDVEAVKKDYVTCVNRLAPYADVLVVNVSSPNTPGLRDLQATGPLTALLSAVVEEAQKTKRKVKPRVMVKVSPDEDDDSQMEGVVQAVWMSGVDGVIVGNTTKKRTGLVPKGVRLTSQEQKNIMEDGGYSGPALFNQTLNLVGRYRKMLDSYSLKTEGLGDAFNKNQKVIFATGGITNGDEALKVLNAGASVAMVYTGMVYGGSGTITRIKNEMREKLAIEDKKQ; encoded by the coding sequence ATGGCTAGCCCCTTTCTCCGAACGAGGCATACCCTCTCCTCTGCCCTCCGACCCCTTGCACGGAATCCCACCCCGAGAATCAACCATGCCGTCCCTCGTCGCCCCGCCTCGactgcttcctcctcctccggtgGCTCCAGCGCAAAGACAGTAGCTATCAGCACCGCCCTCGGTACTGCCGCCGTTCTCGGATACTACTACGGAACCGACACTCGTGCCTCCTTCCACAAATACCTCGTCCCCCCCGTCATCCGCGTTCTCTTCCCTGACGCCGAAGATGCCCACCACGCCGGCACCGCTGCCCTCAAAGCCCTCTACTCGGTCGGTCTCCACCCCCGCGAGCGCGTTCAAGATGGCGACGCCACCGGTGCCAAACCCTTGGCTGTCAACGTCTTTGGCGTCGAGCTGTCCAACCCAATCGGCATCTCCGCTGGTCTCGACAAGGACGCTGAAATTCCCGACCCTCTGTTTGCTCTCGGCGCCGGTGTTGTCGAGGTAGGCGGCATCACGCCCCTTCCGCAAGAAGGAAACCCCAAGCCAAGAGTTTTCAGAGTTGTGTCTACCGATGGGTTGATCAACAGATATGGTCTAAACTCTAAGGGTGCTGACGCCGTGGCTGCGCACCTGAGGGAAAGACTACGGACATTTGCCCGGAGCATTGGTTTCACGGAAAAGGAGATGCTTGACGGGGCGGCGGGAGTTCCGGTGGGCAGCTTGAAGGATGGGCGCTTGCTGTGCGTGCAGAttgccaagaacaagaagacaGATGAGAAGGATGTGGAGGCTGTGAAGAAGGATTATGTCACTTGTGTCAACAGGCTAGCACCATACGCCGATGTGCTGGTTGTCAATGTCAGCAGTCCCAACACTCCTGGCCTGAGAGATTTGCAGGCTACCGGCCCATTGACTGCGCTGCTGAGCGCcgtcgtggaggaggcgcaAAAGACCAAGAGAAAGGTCAAGCCTAGAGTCATGGTCAAAGTCAGCccggacgaggatgacgacagCCAGATGGAGGGTGTGGTGCAGGCTGTGTGGATGAGCGGAGTGGACGGTGTTATTGTGGGCAACACAACCAAGAAGAGGACGGGGCTCGTGCCAAAGGGCGTGAGATTGACCAGCCAGGAGCAGAAGAACATCATGGAGGATGGTGGCTACTCAGGTCCAGCGCTGTTCAATCAGACGCTGAACTTGGTTGGAAGATACAGAAAGATGCTGGACAGCTATTCGCTCAAGACCGAGGGCCTCGGGGATGCGTTCAACAAGAACCAAAAGGTCATCTTCGCGACGGGTGGTATCACAAATGGCGACGAGGCTCTCAAGGTTCTCAATGCTGGAGCCAGCGTTGCCATGGTTTACACCGGGATGGTCTATGGTGGGTCCGGCACTATCACGCGGATAAAGAATGAGATGCGGGAGAAGTTGGCTAtcgaggacaagaagcaGTGA
- a CDS encoding hypothetical protein (COG:E; EggNog:ENOG503P0M3), giving the protein MVSWERGDVVLIDNYAVQHAREPWTGDRKLLASLWDDAEVPPAA; this is encoded by the exons ATGGTTagctgggagaggggggatgtggtgttgattgaT AATTACGCCGTGCAGCATGCGAGGGAGCCATGGACGGGAGATAGGAAGCTGTTGGCTAGCTTGTGGGATGACGCAGAGGTACCGCCGGCGGCATAA
- a CDS encoding hypothetical protein (EggNog:ENOG503P34R; COG:S) — protein MAVCAAVRTAFRRQIQNLEKFRQRRPHSSKVNGAKPIQSAQQQAPITPPAKIQPPPLWLRLGPLTRAAQAYGRTHQKRPYTTQILTSLFIFLCGDISAQSIGGDEHDFGRTARALFIGGTSSVPSYLWVVYLSNSFTFASRALSIAARVVVNQIVFAPLFNTYFFGTQAVLSGASPSEIWERLVKTVPPSIANSVKLWPAVMAINFAFVPLPFRSMFSGTVAVGWQTYLSWLNKKAEESIAAEAEAAAVATVGKVEEVAASAMAKAAA, from the exons ATGGCAGTGTGCGCCGCCGTCAGAACAGCCTTCCGCAGGCAGATCCAGAACCTCGAAAAGTTCCGACAACGCCGACCACACTCCTCGAAAGTCAATGGAGCGAAACCAATTCAGAGCGCGCAGCAACAAGCTCCGATCACACCGCCCGCGAAGATCCAACCTCCGCCTCTCTGGCTCAGGCTCGGGCCGTTGACGAGAGCAGCTCAGGCGTACGGACGAACGCACCAGAAGCGCCCATATACAACACAGATATTGACCTCGCTGTTTATCTTCCTGTGCGGCGACATCTCGGCGCAAAGCATTGGTGGAGACGAACATGACTTCGGGCGGACGGCGCGAGCGCTATTCATCGGTGGAACATCGTCGGTGCCATCATATCTTTG GGTAGTTTACCTGTCGAACAGCTTCACCTTTGCGTCGCGAGCTCTCTCGATAGCAGCGAGAGTTGTCGTTAACCAAATCGTGTTTGCGCCACTGTTCAATACGTACTTCTTTGGCACACAGGCTGTGTTGTCTGGGGCGTCGCCTTCCGAGATCTGGGAGCGCCTTGTGAAGACTGTCCCACCGAGCATCGCGAATTCCGTCAAGCTATGGCCGGCTGTTATGGCCATCAACTTCGCCTTCGTACCTCTGCCATTCCGTTCCATGTTCAGCGGGACTGTGGCGGTGGGCTGGCAAACGTATCTGAGCTGGCtgaacaagaaggccgaggagagcaTCGCGGccgaagcagaagcagcagcagtagcaacAGTGGGGAAAGTAGAAGAGGTTGCTGCGTCGGCTATGGCCAAAGCCGCGGCGTGA